One stretch of Corvus moneduloides isolate bCorMon1 chromosome 16, bCorMon1.pri, whole genome shotgun sequence DNA includes these proteins:
- the SREBF1 gene encoding sterol regulatory element-binding protein 1 encodes MSSLAFDDAALEGLAPSLGLSGASDIDTALLSDIDDMLQLINTPDSDFSGLFDSPFSAPDSAVPSGLPSTPGTLNTFLGPSKPPPAAPSGSAYVGSPGVAAFAPQPPAPLLPAPSLGVKEEPSVVPSSQPQPQPGVMLAPSFVPASPSPFTPQPLVGYQNQHSFPAVQSGSVGQTLPSPLPTPQPSQPVTLPGPVQSVAPQQLLAPATPTTQSVSPQIQPVPVLLQPHFIKADSLLLTAVKTDTSSTKTSTIASLATSASGSATPLQVPALVSGGAILATVPLVVDAEKLPINRLAPSGKPALVQSRGEKRTAHNAIEKRYRSSINDKIVELKDLVVGTEAKLNKSAILRKAIEYIRFLQQSNQKLKQENLALKMAMQKNQPANALGTHCRRGAKVEAPMEVVKAEVMEMLTPPPSDVGSPSHSSPLSLSGGSSNSSSDSEPDSPLCDHGKVKQEHPPPSPSSQGMLDRSRMALCTFVFLCLSFNPLASLLRGSGSPAPLESQDTAGPGRSIMAESGTLEEPWGWTQWLWPTLAFWALNVALVLGAVVRLFVCGEPVTRPHSEPSILFWRHRRQADLDLDRGDFAQGAQHLRTALGALGRPLPASHGDLACSLLWTLLRHLLQRLWVGRWLAARAGGLRPDPPPPAHVRQSARDAAMAYHRLHQLHLAGKQAGGHLLAINLALSAVNLAECAGDAISVAALAEIYVAAALRIKASLHRCFHFLARPFLCSARRVALSHGGAVPPAMQWLCHPLGHRFFVDGDWAVKGVPRETIYSSAGNPVDPLAQVTQLFREHLLEKALCCVAIPEPGRPTAQGEGRFSDALEYLQLLNGCSDVSGTPGPAPSITSGLAAVTGTDPVSKWWASFIGIVIHWLQGDEEGAERLYPLVETMPRALQSSEKPLARAALHSFRAVRALLSKQDGSQATLSHCEKASSCLRESLELGSPPKGTIDKAVQLLLCDLLLVTRTNLWQQQMGASQQRSCLYQASALELRGFQQDLSSLRRLAQTLRPAMRRVFLHEATARLMARASPTRTHQLLDRSLRRRGVQGSKTAGEPESHPTPREHAEALLLACCYLPPSFLAGPGQRVGMLAEAARTLDKLGDRRTLHDCQQMIIKLGSGTTVTSG; translated from the exons ATGAGCTCTCTCGCCTTCGACGACGCggccctggaggggctggcaCCGTCCCTCGGCCTCTCCGGGGCCAGCGACATCGACACGGCCTTGCTCAGCGACATCGACG ACATGCTGCAGCTGATCAACACGCCGGACAGTGACTTCTCGGGGCTATTTGACTCACCGTTCAGTGCCCCGGACAGCGCCGTGCCCTCGGGGCTCCCCTCCACGCCGGGCACCCTCAACACTTTCCTGGGTCCCAGCaagccgccccccgccgcccccagCGGCAGCGCCTACGTGGGGTCTCCCGGGGTGGCCGCCTttgccccgcagcccccggccccgctcctgccGGCGCCATCGCTGGGTGTCAAGGAGGAGCCATCCGTGGTGCccagcagccagccccagccccagcccggcgTCATGCTGGCCCCCAGCTTCGTCCCTGCGTCCCCCAGCCCGTTCACTCCCCAGCCCTTGGTGGGCTACCAGAaccagcacagcttccctg CTGTGCAGTCTGGGAGTGTGGGGCAGACCCtgcccagccccctgcccaccccacaACCCAGCCAGCCCGTGACACTGCCCGGCCCCGTGCAGAGTGTGgcaccccagcagctcctggcccccGCCACCCCCACCACCCAGTCTGTCTCGCCACAGATCCAGCCAGTGCCG gttctcctgcagccccatTTCATCAAGGCTGACTCCCTGCTGCTGACGGCCGTCAAGACAGACACCAGCAGCACCAAGACTTCCACCATTGCTTCCCTGGCCACCAGTGCCAGTGGCTCTGCCACCCCGCTCCAGGTGCCG GCGCTGGTGAGCGGAGGGGCCATCCTGGCCACGGTGCCGCTGGTGGTGGATGCGGAGAAGCTGCCCATCAACCGGCTGGCGCCCAGCGGGAAGCCGGCGCTGGTGCAGAGCCGGGGCGAGAAGCGCACGGCCCACAACGCCATCGAGAAGCGCTACCGCTCCTCCATCAACGACAAGATCGTGGAGCTCAAGGACCTGGTGGTGGGCACTGAGGCCAAG CTCAACAAGTCGGCGATCCTGAGGAAGGCCATCGAGTACATCcgcttcctgcagcagagcaacCAGAAGCTGAAGCAGGAGAACCTCGCCCTGAAGATGGCCATGCAGAAGAACC AGCCCGCGAACGCCCTGGGGACCCACTGCAGGCGGGGGGCCAAGGTGGAGGCCCCCATGGAGGTGGTGAAGGCAGAGGTGATGGAGATGCTGACGCCGCCGCCCTCAGACGTGGGCTCgccatcccacagcagcccaCTCTCGCTCAGTGGcggcagcagcaacagcagcagcgACTCAGAGCCTGACAGCCCCCTCTGTGACCATGGCAAG GTGAAGCAGGAGCACCCTCCACCCTCgcccagcagccagggaatgCTGGACCGCTCCCGCATGGCCCTCTGCACCTTCGTCTTCCTTTGCCTCTCCTTCAACCCCCTGGCCTCCCTCCTCCGGGGTTCtggctccccagcccctctggagaGCCAGGACACTGCTGGTCCCGGCAGGAGCATCATGGCTGAGTCTGGCACTTTGG AGGAGCCATGGGGGTGGACGCAGTGGCTGTGGCCCACGCTGGCCTTCTGGGCACTGAACGTGGCGCTGGTGCTGGGCGCGGTGGTGCGGCTCTTCGTCTGCGGCGAGCCCGTCACTCGCCCCCACTCCGAGCCCTCCATCCTCTTCTGGCGGCACCGCCGGCAGGCCGACCTCGACCTCGACCGG GGAGACTTCGCGCAGGGGGCCCAGCACCTGCGGACGGCGCTTGGGGCGCTGGGGCGGCCGTTGCCGGCCTCTCACGGGGACCTGgcctgcagcctgctctggaCACTCCTGCGCCACCTGCTCCAGCGCCTCTGGGTGGGTCGCTGGCTGGCCGCTCGTGCCGGAGGGCTGCGCCCGGACCCCCCGCCCCCTGCCCATGTCCGCCAGAGCGCCCGCGACGCTGCCATGGCTTATCACCGTCTGCACCAGCTCCACCTCGCCG GGAAGCAGGCTGGAGGGCATCTGCTGGCCATCAACCTGGCGCTGAGCGCCGTCAACCTGGCTGAGTGCGCCGGTGACGCCATCTCCGTGGCAGCGCTGGCTGAGATCTATGTGGCAGCTGCCCTGCGGATCAAGGCCAGCCTGCACCGCTGCTTCCACTTCCTGGCG cGCCCCTTCCTCTGCAGTGCCCGGCGCGTGGCCCTGTCCCATGGTGGGGCTGTGCCCCCTGCCATGCAGTGGCTCTGCCATCCCTTGGGCCACCGCTTCTTCGTTGATGGGGACTGGGCGGTCaagggtgtccccagggagaCCATCTACAGCTCCGCTGGCAACCCAG TGGACCCGCTGGCACAGGTGACCCAGCTCTTCCGTGAACACCTCCTGGAGAAGGCGCTGTGCTGTGTGGCCATCCCTGAGCCCGGCCGTCCCACTGCCCAGGGAGAGGG GCGGTTCTCCGACGCCCTCGAGTACCTCCAGCTGCTCAATGGCTGCTCAGATGTCAGTGGCACACCTGGCCCCGCACCCTCCATCACCTCCGGCTTGGCAGCTGTCACAG GCACTGACCCCGTGTCCAAGTGGTGGGCATCCTTCATTGGCATCGTTATCCACTGGCTGCAGGGAGATGAGGAGGGGGCTGAGCGCCTCTACCCGCTGGTGGAGACCATGCCCCGggcactgcagagctctga GAAGCCCCTTGCCCGTGCTGCCCTGCACTCCTTCCGAGCTGTCCGTGCCTTGCTGAGCAAACAGGATGGGAGCCAGGCCACCCTGAGCCACTGTGAGAaggccagcagctgcctgcgggagagcctggagctgggcagcccCCCTAAGGGCACCATCGACAAg gcagtccagctcctgctctgtgacCTGCTCCTGGTCACCCGCACCaacctgtggcagcagcagatgggGGCCAGCCAGCAGCGCAGCTGCCTCTACCAGGCATCCGCCCTGGAGCTCCGTGGCTTCCAGCAGGACCTCAGCAGCCTCCGGCGCCTGGCACAGACCCTGCGCCCCGCCATGCGCCGG GTGTTCCTGCACGAAGCCACTGCCAGGCTGATGGCCCGGGCCAGCCCCACGCGCACCCACCAGCTGCTGGACCGCAGCCTGCGGAGGAGAGGGGTGCAGGGCAGCAAAACAG CTGGCGAGCCAGAAAGCCACCCCACCCCACGGGAACACGCCGAGGCGCTGCTGCTGGCCTGCTGCTACCTCCCGCCCAGCTTCCTGGCAGGCCCGGGGCAGCGTGTGGGGATGCTGGCCGAGGCTGCCCGCACGCTGGACAAGCTGGGCGACCGCCGGACGCTGCACGACTGCCAGCAGATGATCATCAAGCTGGGCAGTGGCACCACCGTCACGTCGGGATAG